The following DNA comes from Ascaphus truei isolate aAscTru1 chromosome 1, aAscTru1.hap1, whole genome shotgun sequence.
ATGGGGTCCTGAGAGAACTTTGTTTCAGATACCACAGTGAAAAGACAAACTCTTAATTCTAAACAAACTACTGCTTCTTTAAAAATATGTTTTGCATAAGGGGTTATAGGGTTTTTTTCCACGTGTTTTTTGCCCACCAACAATGTATATGTTCTTTTGCTCTCTGTGCAAAAAAAGAACGTGGTgttttttcttaattttttttttcttctatcctaatttatttttttggaacAGGAAagcttttttttaatgaacaCTAGGTTACATTTGGAGACCCACTGTCGATTTTTATTTGGCTTTCCAATAAAAACCTATGTTTTTGTGTTTAAGATTGAAACGATGtgtcaatgttatatatatatatatatatatatatatatatatatatatatatatatatatatataaaaaaaacaaaaacctgtgATTCATACAGATATATAGGAGAGTAAACGGATATATTAAAGATTCAATGACGGGCTGCTTTGCTTATTGAAGTTTTACAAATGTTTCAGCAATAAAAAAAAGCTAGCCAACCTGTGCTGGAAACACGTTTTCACCAAAACACATCGGAGCACTATCGCTACAGAAGAACAAAATAAAGGCTTTACATTGAATCCTCTTCATCCCTAAAACTATATGTGCTACTTATCCAACCTGGCACAATCTAAGCACACTTTATTAGTATTATTTTGCATTAATAACTGTGTTTAATACAGGTTGTTGGGCCCTTAAATATGCGTGGCTacgttcttaaaaaaaaaaaatgtgtctctGTCCCTTTTTAAATGTAGTAATTTTTGGAACATCCCAGGCACCTAAGTTCCCACCTGGCTGACTGACCTGGCAACAGTGCTCCCCAGTGACGGCAAAGCTGGATCTGGCGCACTGAGACAGTCAGTAGCAGGGATGGACAGGTCAAGGTCAGGTAGCCGCTGCACCACTATGTGGGAGGAGAACGGGAGGCAGAGGCTGCAGGATAGCCGGGAATGTAGATAGTTGGAGGGGGCAGACCTAGTCGACCCTCCTGTACATTGTTTCCACTTCCTGGGAAATTTGCCGATTTTCTGTAAATTTGATCCGTTTCAATCACCGGGAAATCCGGAAGTAAAGATCAACGGGTGGAGACGAGAGCCGAAATCACTCCCTCACCAACACTTGATGCTGAGAGCCGGGCTCCActcacagggagggagggactaGGAGAGCACCCGCTCCACTCCTCCTGTGATGTGTAGAGGGGCGGTGTCTCTGTGCTGAGCAGCTGCCTGCCTCACTGCTGCATTGAGAGTGCATCCGGTTTAACACAAGATAGAGATCACTCATTGCCACTGCTCTCTACTTATCACTCCCTGTCACCATCGGTGCATTCACCACgtttctctcactgccccccaccACTTGTCCCTCTGCCTCCCCACTGtgctcctccctgtctctcactaacctccctccccctttctccatcCCTCGATTCCCCATCCCACCTGTGTTGTTTAATCTAACAGCGGCGTTTAAATGTTCCACGAGCCAGTAGGAAGCCGTAGTGTCATGCGtgaggtttcctattggcccgcgggatcTGGACATTTAAATTCCGCAGAGATacctgcagcccctacagaggtaagggtctcgggaaagcagggggtccacagagctggaattaaaggggttcagctgcggagaccccctgcttcagtcctgtaataaaaaatatatatttgtaacagttAAACCGTATTGCTGCTTCAAAGAATGTGTAGCATGTGAGTGCACCTTCTCTAAGAttgtatacatttttattgattcaTAAAGATGCCttttataccatctgcactattgcatTCCTTGTCCCAAAGTTTTGCTGACTACCAGACCATTTCCATAGGTGTTACCACAGAATTAGATTGGCCTTTTATTAAGAAGGAAAATGTGAGTAATACTAACGACTGACTTACAGAATTCCCTCTCTATTGAAGAATGTATTGCACTATTTAGTGTTTTTATCTCCTTTTTGGTTTGATACTGCACTCCGTCCATTGCAGAAAGCTTGTATTGATGCAATGCCAGGTCGCCTCCTGCGGCATGACGCGCTTTGTGTGACTCTAGTTTGGTCTGACGGCGTATAATTAGTAATCCACCACCAACTCAAAATGCCCCAGAGTCCTGGCTGCACCCCAGCATTTAGTTATTATACATCACCATGATGATATGGGGCTAGCACTTATATGTTACTCGCTTTAAGTTAGCTGGCCCACGGGGGAGGAGACAGACTTGCACACTGACTGCTCACGCACTCACACAAACTCACACAATGACAGCAGCAGGTTTATTACCTGCAGAACAACCGATAGAATGCAGGTTATCGCACAGATGCGTCTCTTGTCCTCCTATAAGTTAAAACTGCTGTTAACTCTACTTCTCATCGTCTTTTAAGTACGGGTTTGAACCAGGAGATTTGATCTCTTGACCATGAAACCCCAGGAAATGTAGGGTTTGGATCAGGAAATCTAAAAAGTCAAAGTGGTACTGCTCCTGTACTCTGCCAGACCCTTCTCTCAATGCACACACTGGCAGGGTGAGGGGTGAGTGTCTGTCTCACagttacacactgacacagaacagCCAACGGGTGGTTAGGTGCATGGGGATAGCCGGAAAGCAAACCAGGCCCTCCACACTGGCTCATAAATATTCTGActggcttatatatatatatatatatatagatatatatatatatatagatatactgtgtatatatatatatatatatatatatatatatattctctctgtgtgtgtgtgtgtgtgtatatatatatatacacacacacacacacacacacacacacacacacacacacacacacacacacacacacacccccccccccccccctttatggTGAAAGCACTCCTGTAGCCAGAAGTAATCAACAAGGGCCTAGCTGGACCATTCTATCTTACCTCTCCTGATCAAAATAGTACAAAAAGATGTCCGGCACTACACGTTTTTagaaaaatattaaaatgcattTATCACGGATACAAAAAATATAAACAGAGCTCAGATTCTATGATGCACTAAATAaacttatttttcttattttcttatTTCTCTtcgtttttgtgtgtgtatatctacatCTACATCCATTTTACATAACAGTAGTAGAAATATTGAGCTGCACGCCTGAAAATTTAATGCTTGCACCTTCTTTGGCCGTCCATCAGAACCAAAATTACAGGACCAAATTGTTGGTAGGTAAGAATGTACAAACATTGAATCTGTGTGCAGTTCATTATTTATTACCTTTGTCCAATGAGGAGCACAGGGGTTTAGGAGTATGCACAAACTCGTGATTTCTTTGTGAGGCCACGAGTATAGTTACGGCGTGCAACGAGCGTGTTACGGCGTGCGACGAGCGTGTGACGTCATGCGCGTGTGGCACATGCCCTAGGCGGGAGGTGTtgcggaggcgtggctgtgacgtcacgtgagcggtttgctctcattggctgaaccgctcacgtggcgAGGCCGTCACGAGTAAAAAACTATTTGAAATGTAATCGCGACCTTACTGTTAGAGGCAAATGCCTTCCCACCATGTCCCCTTTTGCCTGTATGGTTCTCTGACTGACCAAGGTTTGCACTATTGTGACTGTTGCAGTGCCAGATATGCCAAGAGTGGAGGAAAGATTACTttacaatatttattttatatgtgaAGTCAGTGGGGATATAATGATTGTACAGCGAAGATTGCATTTTCTTACTATAAAACTTACCAGAAGGGGAAAATCGGCTTTTTGAGAACAGATGGCAGCATTAACAttgcatttaaagctgcagttcagtcaatatcctgcatgtgtgtttttttttttaataaatcagttctgtagtaagaaaaaatacttttagcattttctgtttttaaaaaaacaactttgaaagaccaattttattgtattctattttaacagccatttgctaaggcactgccctttcatgtcctgtcacaagccctggcacacccctttgtcagccctgccctccctctagcacttgtcagtgcaggattgctcatgaatattcatgagcttccactgctagtcaagcagattataaacaaatgccagcttttaatatgtcaccaaatttcgacctatcaatacatggaaaacgaattgacctgcagctatactgttctttagctaattagagattgcccacatgaaactattgaagtaaaaaaataaatgcaaaaaaattcCCTGATGCCTCAATTTCAATCTCAACCTGAAATATTTGTTACTGCTGATTTCCCTTCTTTCTTTTCCCAGCTATAAAGGCACAACTAGTTTGGTTCTTCACTTAATATGGAAGTTTCTTTGTTTGCTCTAAGGTAGGAGGGAAATCGGTATTACTATTTTCCACTTGAATGATGCTTCAAAGCAACGTAATAAACCCAGATCAACTAAGTGGTACTGTCAGTGATGTGGGTATACACAGCTCTATGGCCATCTAAAGTAACCAGTACTGTAGTGGTTTGTCTAATAGTGATCTGTCAAAATATGTGATGGACAGTAGGGAGTCAGTAGCTAAAATTAGACAGaataagaggtgtgtgtgtgtgtgtgtgtgtgtgtgtgtgtgtgtgttttcttattCAGGGCTGGAGccttgtatataaaaaaaatgtgcttAATTAAGAATTTTCAAATATAAGTAAAAAAATGATTGTTTGTTTGTGTAATTATTTGAAGGGCTTAGAAGTATTATTTTGTTTTCAGTGAGTGACCAGAGAAGCAGGAATTTCTTGCTCCTGGAAGGGTTTTCTATGCCTTGTCGGCTTATTTTTTGTCGTTCTTTAAATTTGTATTATTTAATTACTACCATTTATTATGTAGAGTTTGTATTCCTTTTTTTAGGTTTAATTTTTGTAGCCTTAGCCAGTGGTGGGAAATATCCCAGGCGCCTAAAATATAGTCCCTGGCGCTGTGTTGAGCGCTGCAATGACTGTCCTGTCTGCCAGTCGCCGCTgacaggtggggagggggagctggGACAGCCTCTTCCCTCACCTCCCAAccttccctccctcacctcctACCTCCCTTATCTCCTACATCCCCTCACCTCATTGCTGACTCTTAAAAACAATCTGGCTGGCTCCCAAGTAATTTAGTATTTTTGTTCACCCCTGCCTAGGTATTTGCTTTCCTGCCCTTTTTTGTTGCATCATCAAAGAACAGTATTTAATCTTTTTATAGCAGTCTGCATATCTCTGGTGTGTCTGCTTCTTTGATTACTTTTAAGTTCTGTTTTGATGCCGGCGGCAAATACTCACTTtccgttttgtttgtttttcaaaaCCGTTCTCCAAAAAGTCTAAGGATTGGAAGTCGATTTATTTTAGGGAAGAGTTTGTCTGCAGTACAGAAAGGGTTTAGATCTCTGCAAAATATATGGTAACATCTGTATGTAAATAGACCGTGTACTTTCTATATTTTAAGGTCTGTCTGTTCTGGCTCAGGTACAAGCACATTCCTGATCTGGGTGTGTCTAAGAATTCatgattgctatagaaacatGGAAATGTTCGTACAGACTGCATAATTGGTAGTGTGTAAAAAAGGAGAGCTGGTCAAGGTTCAAGTTATATCGGTTTTTTTTGTCTGTCTGAAGTGTAATCAGGGTAATGCTCCTAGTGTGAGTTTCAAAGTACAGTACAAATCCTCTTTCTAAAaccagttttttttatatatatatatatatatatatatatatatatatatatatatatatatatatatatatatatatatatatatatatatatatatatatactgttttccTGTTTATAAAATAGAATGTCGCACAaataccataaaaaaaaaatctccatctGCATTTTGCTAGAGGAATCACAGGAAGATGGTGACAGTTGTTTTCCACTTCAGAAGCCAGTGCCCCCTCGTCTTGCCCCACTTAGCGACTGGAGTGTATGTTGCTATGAGATGGAATACCTTGACCAGTTTCCATTGCTGAACTCCGTCAGCTTTCCAACATAGATTTGAAAAGACACTAAGAACAAGCACAAAAATGTGAGCGTATACATTACATAGAGCTTTTATTAGAGCAGTGTTTCTGAACTGAGGTGCCCCAGACGAACCTGAAAGGTTCCTGCTGTTAATAGTGAGTGTAGTGTATTGACTTAAGAATATGTTCATTTCCATGTAAATACAATAATGGTAAATGTAGGACTGACATACCAGTTCATTAATATTTTATCTACTTGCAGGTAGGGGTACATCAACAATTTGATCGAATGATAAATAGGGGTTTGTTGTTGGAAGCAACAGCAAAAAATTGCATTAGAGGCCTAGCTCAGGCAAGAATGCAGCAGCTGTTACACATTTGCAGTGATCTCGGTTTAAAAATCCGATTTTTAGAATGGTAAAAAAATTTAATTACTCAAACAACACCAATATTTAGCCAAAGCAGAACAATAAAGTATGTTCTGAAAAGGCATTTCAAAGGCAGTTTTGTGCCCCAAACTTTTCTTTTGAAGTAGTTCTACAACCACATTGGTTTATAGTTTATTACATCAGTGATGTCAGGCCATATTTTGTAATGCTCTAACAAAGAATGTTTGTATTTAAAACGCGTATATGTGGGATTAGACATTTCCTAACTTGTTTTCACATCTTTTTGCATTAGATAATCCACTAAAGGGATTAGTTTCCTAATTTTGTAGggaacaaaagacaggggagcccaatgctatatccaatttgacaaaacatatatggtaacgagtataaagttaaatacttcaataatactattttcttggtcatttagttaaaccctttggctaaagcgttATAAGCCGGCATACCACGTCAATATTAGCTACACAGTGAAccattccttttacctctgtatgaggggaaacaatgTAGGTCCTGCCCATAGAGCAAAATaagagaacctcccaagttaaaaaggtgggggttgagcttgctgggaatgtgtgtgttaattttgcAGGGAACATTTTACTTATTAGCACAGATAATTATTTTGTGCATGGATAGCAATAGGCAGAATAAGACACCGTAATTGTGTATATTTTCTGTTTGGATGCATTTTTCAGTTAATCATCTAAGGAGATACTGGGGTTGAGACTTTGTTCCTTAGTTTTCCCATGAGAAGCTGTAGATCACAGTTGGACATTTTCACAGTTATATAATGAACGCCTGAGCACACCATAGAGGAGGAGTGTTTATTAGAGGATCTGTATGTTCAGTAAGCGCCTCTCCTTTGTGTTCTGACAGCACAATCATGACTCATGCGGTCTTTCCTTGCAACAAGCCTACATTTAAGTATTTATTACCTGTGATCATTTAATTGGGATTCTCCCACTTGGCTCTGCTTCACTTGGCTATTTTCAGCTATAGTATAAAGAGAGAGACCTTAAACAGTGAATTCATGAGAAAATGTCCAGAATAAAATCTAAATTTAATTTCGCCCCGAAGCACAGAGCAAATCGATCTACGTGACCTTAAAATATACACCACCTCATACCACTGTAGACACATCTACATACATCAGCCAATGTATGCTGTTGTACTCGAGGAAAAGCACCCATTTTACATAATGTATTTTCTCTTGTAAGATCTCCAGTAATGATTATGCAGAGTCCTTCCCCATATTAGAGGTTACTATAttttgctctctctgtgtattAGAGGGATTTAGAGGAGGAGCACAGTAGCAGTGTTTGCCTGCCCCAAAAATGTTTTCCGAGTCTCCATTCTTCAGGTAGAATAAAGTGGCGCGGTTACACTCTGACTTTATCTGCATTGAATCATCTTTTCAGAGGGGTTTATGCTTTTCACCTGTCAAGGGATGCAATTTGTCATGCTGACATGATTATTCATATTAACATTTAACATTGTAGGGAAAACACTTCCTTTTTGTGCCAGGTCTAGCGTAGGAGCAGGGCAAGGACTTTCAGCTTGATGCTAAACGTAATTAACACATTTTAACGGCTTTACTGCTGTAATCCTCTGCAACAGCAAGGTATTAAAAGCCCATACAGCAATGAAgaggatttcaaatgtatttgcaGCAAAGTTAATGAAATAATAATGATACTTAATTATTCTACTTGTTTTAAATCTAGAAACTGTTTGTTACTATGTTGTGGCCAGACTCGATGTAACACGGCTAACTTTTCTCTTTTCAGGGAATACCGCCTTGCACGACTGTGCTGAATCTGGAAGCTTGGACATCATGAAAATGCTCCTTAAATACACTGCAAGAATGGAGAAGGACGGCTATGGCATGACACCCCTCCTTTCAGCCAGTGTGACTGGCCACACAAATATCGTGGATTTCCTCACTCGGCATCCACAGACCAGCAAAACTGAGCGCATTAATTCCCTGGAACTACTTGGAGCTACATTTGTAGACAAAAAGCGGGACCTCCTGGGTGCCTTAAAGTACTGGAAGAGAGCGATGGACATGAGGTATAGCGATAGGACTAATGTCATCAGCAAACCTGTGCCTCAGACATTAATCATGGCGTATGATTATGCCAAGGAGGTAAATACAGCTGACGAACTGGACAACCTCATCGCTGACCCAGACGAGATGAGAATGCAAGCGCTTTTAATTAGGGAACGTATTCTGGGCCCTTCTCATCCAGATACATCCTACTACATCAGGTACAGAGGTGCGGTCTATGCAGACTCTGGAAACTTCAAACGATGCATCAATCTATGGAAGTATGCATTGGACATGCAACAGAACAACTTGGATCCTTTGAGCCCAATGACAGCCAGCAGTTTGTTGTCTTTTGCTGAGCTTTTTTCCTTCATGCTTCAGGACCGGGCGAAAGGCCTACTGGGCACTACAGTTACATTTGATGACCTTATGGGAATACTGTGCAAAAGTGTACTGGAAATAGACCGAGCTGTCAAACAAACATTGTTGCCTCCTGACCAAATCCAGCTGAACAAGGCCCTCTCTATTATTTTGCACTTGATCTGTTTGCTGGAAAAAGTTCCCTGCAGCCTGGAGCAAGAGCACTTCAAGAAGCAAAATATCTATAGGTTCCTAAAGCTGCATCCCAAAGGAAAGAACAACTTTAGCCCTCTTCACCTGGCCGTGGACAAAAACACCACATGTGTTGGTCGCTACCCAGTCTGCAAATTCCCCTCGCTTCAGGTGACTGCCATCTTGGTGGAGTGTGGCGCCGATGTGAACATCCGAGACGCTGAGCAGAACAGCCCCCTGCACATCGCTGCTTTCAACAACCACCCAGACATCATGAACCTACTTGTGAAATCTGGGGCGCACTTTGACTCTACGAATTCGCACAACCAAACTGCCTGCGATTTGCTGGATGAGAAGGAAATGGCAAAGAACTTGATCCAGCCCATTAACCACACAACACTGCAGTGTCTTGCTGCACGTGTAATAGTGAAACATAATCTACATTACAGAAAAGAAATCCCTGAGAAACTGGAGAGCTTTGTATTGCTTCATAGATGATGCTTTGCTGGGACTTCTAGTACTATTGAAGGACGTGCTATTGACTGTTTGGTTTCTTACTCGAGCACTGTTGATGTGACTTGCCAGCTAAGCTTCAGCAGGTTGTCATGATCCGATTGGCTCCAATATCTGCATCATCAAAGTTCTTGGAATTGGTTACCCCATATGTAATAGAATCTGCCATATATAAAATTTTTGTTTTCTAATTCATCTCAAATTGTTCTTGCCATACCCAGACTCTTAAAATCATCTGCCAAATTCTGTCTCCTGTTGGTTTGGTTTctgcctgctgcttttgggggaggaggggactaagcatttttttttgtttttttttttcctggtggCTTTTTGGTCATGCTAGATTGTGGAATATTTTTAAAAGTTTCAGCTAATTTTTCTCTATATGTAATCTTCTCAAACCCTTTTACTCAGTAGGTGAATAgatatctctatttatatggACCATTGCTAAGTTGTAAAAGCTTTATGAACATGTTAATGTTTGCAATTACCATAAGTGCTTTATCTCCTCTATGCACTGGCTTAAACATGACTGTTGTGTGTTTGCATACTTCTATGCAGCATTTTGCCAACCCAACTCAAAGTACTGTTCCTGGTCTATTTTAGTTGAACGTTTGCTCTCTCCGTAAGCACTAGACAGCATGGCAATATTTGGTGCAGTTTGTCAGCTGTAGCAGACGAAACAGCTTTCTTGGTATTTTATTTCCCTTGATTCTGACGTCACAGGCTATATATTTGGAGAAGAAATTACTGGTTCTCTTGTACTCCCTTAAATATAATGGTGAAAGGCTTGGACAATTTGCTTGTGCAGACTGCCTCATAGCGTTTATTTTCTTTCACACAATACCTTATCTTTAAATGAATTTGCAACAAATGCAGAAAGCATACATGATGCACCAGCGAAAGCCTGTTTGTGGCATGCGGCATCACAAGTCCAAAATACCGCGTATTTAGTGTGACTATAACGTTTGGTAGGAAATGGCCAGTTCTTCTCATATTTTGTATTCACGTCTTTTCTGTTTTAAGTAACCAGTTCAGGTAATTTGCATGCCTGGGTTTGCGTCTTAATTCAGAGGTAGACCTTCTCATAGAAACACCAACCTAGGTCCTTGACACATTGAGCCTCTACTTCCAGATGACTATTTTCTTAATCTACATAATAACATGCTTGTTTTTCTTGGCAGGAAGGGCTCTTTAGACATGGTCAGGTAAACATGAGTGTAGAGTGCACATGAGTAAGATTCAGGTGATTAGTATAATACGGCACTTTACTGTTGGTTCGGAATAACATTTATAATGAATTGGCCCTGCAAATGTCTTACAATAAAAAGTTAtcattaaaatttttttttttttaaatatatcttgCTTTTTAGTTGTGGGTAGAATTCAGCAGGCTAGTATTAAAGCGTGTGCATGATTCTAAGTGTGTTGTCTTGACCAATGGTTAATCCTCTTGTAAATCACACGAGTGATGGCCCCTTATTAATACAGTGTAAAGTGAGGTGATCCATAGGTAAGTGCGAGTTAGCTCTTTCGTCTGAACTAAATGGAAGTGAATGCATTCTTCACCGTGCGTTACTCAACCAGCTTTGCAACCTATTGTACAGGGGCCGGTATTTCTTTTGATTTTCTAAAATGTTCTTAACCAGGTAACAGATTACTAAACGGAAAATAACGAGCCATTCCCAGAAATTCAAGACTTATTAACGtttcaaaaaaatattttttttttaataataatgggGTGAGTAAAAACTTAAACCAGCAAATCACCCCCCAAAAATGAAGTAATAACCTAACCTCATCAGCGCAACGGAAGCTAACTTTCTTTCTTTTATCTGAATTTTTTTTAACGTTACCCTTGGCATTTCGTGTTACCATGGCAATTTATGTTGTCTTAATGATTTGTGAAAGGTAGTGTGGCCACTTTAACATCACCGGGAGGCTCATCTTCAGCAACTGATAATTCCAGATCGCATGCACAGAATTTTAAAGGGGGGGCAGGAGCTGAACAAAATCAATACATCTCCCCCTCTATACTCCTCTCTGAGGCTGTCAAGCAAGTCTCATTCATTTCCAAATGATGATGGATTAGCCTGCCTGCAGCCCTGAAGAGGAAGAACAGGGAGGGAATTGCTGAAGGGGTGGGGTCAGCATTGCTATGGGAGTGGGGCCAAAATTTCCTGACCACCTGAATGTAAACGTTGGCATGTATGATGGTGCATGAATTTTCCAGGCATCATTGATATTTCATTTATCCCACACCATTAAGCCAGATGTTGCATGCATGGACCGttcatttcccccaccccccatcccccattTTGATCGGTCAGTGTGAAGTGAACTTGGTTCTGACTCTTCAATGTGAATTTGGAAGAATTCATGTTCTATTCATGTGAAAGGGACGAAAACCCTACACTATACAAGGTTCAGTATACATGTACAATACAAATGCATCTGCTGCTATTACACTTCTCAAAGTCTGCTCAAGTGCCTCCATCAGGAGACCAGGTTTGAACTGCTGATCATTTTTGGACACAGCCAAGCCCCTTTTTTCTGGGGGTTTTCCTAAAGAATTGGTGTGCTGCATTTGGCAGCTTGGGTGGCGAAGCTGGGGTTAAAGAAATACATGTCACCCCTCGTATAAATAAAATAGCATGTACTAGCATATAACATCCTATGTTCTTGGGAGTTGCACCTGGTAAGTAGTTTTTCTAAAACCTATCAATTTCTGACAATTATCCTTGCTTGTAATTTAAATGGCATAATGCCATAAGATTGTTTTACTCTTCCAGATCTATGGAATCAGGGAAATGTAGTACATCGATTTTCTATTCCTGCATTGCATTTTATGTTAACTACCATGTGTGTAGCTTTTCTTatttctaactttttttttttatggcgcCAGCAGGATAAAACCTAGAAATTGTGGACAGAGAAGTAATTTTTCTCCCCTAATCTGCCCAT
Coding sequences within:
- the FEM1C gene encoding protein fem-1 homolog C; protein product: MDLKTAVFNAARDGKLRLLSKLLESKAKDDVALLMSEKTNGATPLLMAARYGHLDMVDYLLDQCSASVEIGGSVNFDGETIEGAPPLWAASAAGHLKVVQSLLVHGASVNNTTLTNSTPLRAACFDGHLEIVKYLVEHKADLEVANRHGHTCLMISCYKGHKEIAQFLLEKGADVNRKSVKGNTALHDCAESGSLDIMKMLLKYTARMEKDGYGMTPLLSASVTGHTNIVDFLTRHPQTSKTERINSLELLGATFVDKKRDLLGALKYWKRAMDMRYSDRTNVISKPVPQTLIMAYDYAKEVNTADELDNLIADPDEMRMQALLIRERILGPSHPDTSYYIRYRGAVYADSGNFKRCINLWKYALDMQQNNLDPLSPMTASSLLSFAELFSFMLQDRAKGLLGTTVTFDDLMGILCKSVLEIDRAVKQTLLPPDQIQLNKALSIILHLICLLEKVPCSLEQEHFKKQNIYRFLKLHPKGKNNFSPLHLAVDKNTTCVGRYPVCKFPSLQVTAILVECGADVNIRDAEQNSPLHIAAFNNHPDIMNLLVKSGAHFDSTNSHNQTACDLLDEKEMAKNLIQPINHTTLQCLAARVIVKHNLHYRKEIPEKLESFVLLHR